The following coding sequences are from one Gadus morhua chromosome 10, gadMor3.0, whole genome shotgun sequence window:
- the atox1 gene encoding copper transport protein ATOX1 produces the protein MTKHEFEVAMTCEGCSGAVTRILNKLGDEVKFEIDLPKRLVWIESEKDVDFLTDTLKKCGKEVKYNGTK, from the exons ATGACG AAACACGAGTTTGAGGTGGCCATGACGTGTGAGGGGTGCTCCGGAGCCGTCACTCGCATCCTCAACAAACTGGGAGACG AGGTGAAGTTTGAGATCGATCTTCCCAAGAGATTGGTCTGGATTGAGTCTGAGAAGGATGTGGACTTCCTGACCGACACGCTGAAGAAATGTGGGAAGGAGGTCAAATATAACGGCACCAAATGA